TTGACCTATATACGTCAAGAGAACAGTCAGCTTCCTGTGGATTTTGTAGGTGTAGCAGAATGTTTTAATTCTTTTTTGTGCATcgttttgtgtgttttgggatcatagcttgtttttttactgttatatttagcttggcCACACCCTAAAACCTCCAATTTCCCGCAGTTGTCCTgctagtttgattgtatttttggagggcgATGTTACTGTCTTATTTAAAGGTACTTTTGAGTTTGCAGGCGTGTGTATATAGACAACATATTTTTAATAATGCCTAGCTTTTATAGCTTTTACAACATATCTGAATATGACagagtaaaattatttacatttactgATGCAAGGCGATTGCCTTCGTGTTATttgtaaataaacagaaatttttttactGTAACTTGCCTTGGTTATgaattgactacatccatacaacaTATACTGTTAATGATAAATAAAGGCATTGAACTGCATTGACTTAACAGTTTCAAATTCAAACCTACACAGTTTGCCAAAACTGACACAGATATGAAAAACCATGGACTTGAATGGACATAATAGATAACAGGAAGGATTTCAGGAAAGAAGGACGTCTGCATGAAATCTACTAGCCACGAAATTCAACACAAAGAAGGAAAACCAAAGGTGATTTACTGAACCCGCCATAGGAGTTATTTGAATAAATAAACAGAGAACATGCTACTTTTCAACAAACTATATACAGTACAAACACCAAGCACAAAAGCCAGTCAATAATCCCTTATACAAGAATGGTATATTGAAAATAACTATCTTTTTCCacatttccttatttatttccatcattttagTCAATTTCATGTGGTTTCCAAGTTTCTCGGTGAGAAATACTTTCAATTCATTTGGGAATGCCTTTAAATTTCAATGTCATACTTTTTATCGTCTGtcacttgttaaatattttcatCAGAGGGCTCACGAAATAATCTCATATATTTTTGTGGAAATTATGTTTGTTTATTGTATGATACTTTGCAGATTTCCTAAGTATGTTGTATGTACTGCACAGATCAAAATCAGTCTCTGAACAGTAGGCCTGTCTAttgacaccaagcgaggtgtcacagtggttaacacactgaccCCGCTTTCGGGAGGATGACAATTCGAACCAgtgtccggccaacctgatttaggttctccgtgatttccctaaattgcttcaagaAAATGTCAgcatggttcttttgaaagagcaTGGCAGACTTACTTCCtgatcctttcctaatccgatcgtacgaatgaccttgctgtttggtcccttccccagaATCAACCAACCTGTCTACTGACAGCTGCtaaggatatgagcaaaaaaaaaaaaaaaaggggggggggggggggagggggtataataaaacaagaaaatgacATGTTGAcatccaaaaaaataaataaataaaacttttaccaTAGCAAAAACCATCCACTAAATAGCTTATAACAACATCCAACCTTTCACTTGTGCATATACATTGAGAGGTAAAagaaaacaagaagcaaaacatttgaaaaatacaCCACATAAGAAATTCCAAGCCATCAGAGACAACAAGAGATGATGCTAAGACACTGTCCAGCTGAAGAATAGTAAGCCACTGCAAAAAATAGTATTATATAACACTTTTATGCTACATCCTGACATAaatctctttttctttctcttttctcatcAAAATGAGTTGCTGTGTTAAAAATCTGTATTTACAACAGCAGAAACGAAAGTTTTCATATGGGCTACAACTGCTTGCAGGAGAAATGAGTTACTTACCGAAAGTTCTTGCACACAGTGAATCTGTCTGTGATATACATCCACGCAGATCCATTTCTCTTCAGATTCCAAAAACACCTCTAACCATACGTCACATCGGTCTTTCTTCTTCTTGGTGTCTGCCCTACATGCTTCATCAGATACTGAATCAGACGACAATACCCTACGGTCAGTTCTAACTTTCCTAATTTTCTTCTCTTTAAATTCTGCAGTATAATCACTTTCACTTCCAGAAGAATGTGTTACTGTACAAGTGGTGCTTGCTTTATCCCTCTTTGTatttttcacagttattttttCAGTATTGGTACTGACCTTTTTCTTGGAACCTGAGgaatttgtattaactgtttttgtTTCCTTGTCACTTTCTCGATCACACTGAACTTTTTCATCATCGTCTGTGGTGTCACGATCATCTACATACTTCTTCACAGACTTTCTGTCTCTCAAAGATCGACATAAATCACCTGCGGATTGAgactttatattttttttattgccTACAGAactttcattgttttttttctgatcTGACTTCTCGGCTTGTTCAACTTTCTTTGCAGCTGCTTCTTTAATTCGCTTCACAGCTTCTTCCTTAGTCATGACATCTCGTCTTTTCCGTACGACATCTTTTGAAGTATCTGATGCACCCTTTTTTCTCCCAGATTGTGCCTTCTTTTGCTGCTCCccctttattttctttcctttcgaAGTTGATGGTTTCTTTGAAGTTAAGTTACTTATTTCTGAGAGTGGTGGCTTTAATGGCAGGGGCTGCAGTGATATTACAAGCCTTGTGTTGATTCCCAAAGAgcgcaacacacacacaaacattagtACCATGTCCCTTCTTGATTTTGCAACCTTCTTTTGAAACTGAACCTGCAATGAACTTAACAGATCTTCTTTGTCATCAACATTCTCTTGAACTTCCACAGTTTTTGAAAACCACTGAACAATTTGTTGCAAATAGGCAAGATCTGTATGTTTGTCAGGATAACAGTGCTTGGAAGGTATCAAGGATAATGACAATCCCATAAGAATTTCTGAATTCAGAATTTTATTCACATAATTTCCATGAGCCATCCAACACAACAAATGTGCCTTATGCATAAGGACTTGAATATCTCGCCGCACCCTATTCATTCTACGTTTTACGTATGCTGCCATATCAAaacctttcttcttctttttctggtgAATGTTGGGAACCTGCACAGTAACAGCAATACCTTCTTTAGGAATGTTGTGTTTGATATGCTGTTCTTCAAAATTACCAGTATCTACTTCTTCCCAATCACTAATTCCTTCCTCTTCACTCTCCACGTTCTTCTTCGagacattttttctttttgttttagagacAGCTTTAGGTTTATAGTTAGGATCCTGACCTTCTCCCAAAGCTAGCAGTTGTGACACATCCAATTTACTTACATCAGGGGTAAAGGCTTCCACTTTGACTTTTTGAAGCTGCTTCCTGCCAGTTCCCTGTGTTTTGACCTTTTGTATACTGCCATCGTTTTCCGCTTTGTTATGACTGGACTTCACCAATGTCTTACCTTGCTGACTTTGCTTTTGTTTGCCATTCTTATCAGAAGACTTTCGCTGCTTTGCATTAAGCGTCTTCTTTCCACTTTGAACTAAACTTGGTTTAATGTCACTAACATCCTCCACCTTTATGTTTACTGGTCCTGCAGAACAATGTTCTGGCTTGATCGTCTTATTTTCTTTTTCCAGTCCTGGGTTGCACGTTATTCTCTCTATTTCGATGGGTTTCGAATCTTGCACATCATCTGAGTCTTCAGATTCACTTAACCTGTTTACGTCAGCAAAAATACTATTTTCTATTGCTGTGAAATCGGAAACTGGTTTTTTTTCAATCTTGAAGAAATCTGAGTTTAAGTCAAGTGACTGTGTCGGCACTAGAAAGTCATCGGAACTACTGTCTGATGATTCATCAGCCGCGTCTTCACTCTTGCGTTTTTTGCCAGACAGAACTCCAGAATCTGAGGCTTTTGTTGCTTCCCTTCTTTGCCAGTCAGTATCATCTTCGCACGAACTACCACCGTAACCTTTGTCTGAGAACGTTATACTGTCATTTTTAATTGATTTTGCCTTTTCTCCAACACCTTTCTGTATTGTTGACACTCTTTTTATCTTCTCCGGCGATTCGTCACTTTCAGGAGTATGTGCACGCAATGAAGTCCTTTTACTAGAATTCCTTGTCCtcatatttgaaactaatttcgTATAAATGAAGGTGGAATGTGTGCTGTCCTGAGTTCCTCTACAGCTCAACTAGGATAAAGCACATAAAAGGTAACGAAATCCACAAACATAACAAGATTAAATGGAAAGTGCCCTTTCTTTTTCTATCCCAATTCCctgattgtaatgcttaataatgaAACTAGAAATGAGAAACTTTGAAAGATAGTCAGATAATAATTGAACGTGCAGTAGCTGGCATCTACTAATAATATATGCACTATTTGATCGTCTCGTTTAACTCTGGCACACAACAAAGAACTATATACCGATCTTACATAACACAATATAATTACATCAGACGACACACTCTCTTCTGTATTCCGTCTCAGTTTACAGTAGATATTTAAAACACAACGCTGTCAGAACTGTTAATTACGGATTTCAAGCTGTCAAACACAAAATTTTCTATATATTACGCTCGTCTAGAATTACCGCCATTTCACAAACATCTTCGTAAGGCAGACATTCCATTGGCAAGTATATTTTAAATCAATGTATCATTGAATCGATATGAACTCACACACACAGGTTTTACTTATAACTACTGGAATTTTGTACATTAGCTCTAATCATTATTGTGGGACATTTAACAGAAAGGGAACCCTCAATTGATGAGAATCATTTCTGCCCAGGGATTATAACCTGGTTTTCCTTTAGATACTTTAAAATCAGGTGAAAGCTCTGGTGAACTATTTTATTTATAACATATATCTCATTTCAGTTTATGTGGCATTCAGTTTACTAAAAACCGCTTTGTTGACTAAAAGTAACAGGAATTTGGTTACATATACACTACTACGCAAGCAAGGTTGCAAAAACTGATACCGAGAAAGCTCAACTAATGACTGTTATGATAACGCCACTTATCGTAAGCTTCAGAGAATTTTTAATTTACTTCTGTATGCCTCTTGATCTGAATGTGATGACCAAATAACAAACAACCACTGAAAACAaccactgcagttctttctgttgTCCCAAGGAAATCAGAAGGAGCTTCAAactcacaaagaaaacaaataatgaaattcaATATGTAGGAAATCGATGGTATCGAGTATCCACAATAACACCCATGAACGAGGGAATGAAATTGCGATACTTGATTACAAATAGTGCAGACAGTCGTACAGATACGGTAGCATAAAGCCGTCCTTAGATGGAGCGAGACAGCTAACGTTGACGGGGATCCGGATGGGATAATCAGTCTCACGAGACACAGCACCTACGTCACATGGGATGTGCTAGTTAACGTGATTTGCGAGTGTAGCACTCTCTAGTATTCAGTGGCATCTGTCGGTTTTATCTGGCACAATGTTTTTGCACAAACTGAGGCGTATAAAACTCCTATGTTAGCACTATTAAAATGcaatttcctcccttgtccataagATAGTCACATTGTTCTACGTAAATAGAAAAATTATAGCGATCCTGCTTAGTTTTATTCCATTTACAGACAAAATGATAAGCTTCCAGAAGCTATAATTAATTAGTTTTGTCATTGCAATACAAAATTCAAGATAAAGCGGCAAACACTATGAACAAAGGAATAAACGAACTCTCAAAGAACAATGGAACTGCTGCTTCAtgagttccaaggaataaactggcaACGTGTGCTGCGTGCACTATCCTCGCTTGACGCCGACTCCACAGTAGAGCAAAGCTCTGCGGACGCATGGGAATTTGTAGGTTATTCTTTGGCCCGCCCTGGAATACGTCGTTGGAGTCGGTGTCTTCTCCCTCTAGCTCGCCTCTCGTGCTAGACTTGGTGGGCTATCATTTTGTGTCGTCACCTCCTCTTATCTTTGTTGCTGAACGGGGGCCATCTCATTTTGTTGTTCATGCTCTTTGTCGTCTTCTGGAAAAAGCATGCGTACTGGTTTCACTCTGTCTTGTGAGACGCTTGCTGTTTTCCATTGGTACTGTATGTTTGCCTCTTGTCAATACTTCATGCAGACCAGAGTACGGTCGTTGCAATGGCAGTCATACTGCATCTGTCTGCAACCAGACACGAGAGCAAGAACCTAGTTCTTTGTGTATGAACGGTTTGCCTATGCCATGCTGAAAACTCTGTACTGGGCGGAGCTTAGCCTTATGTTCATGCATCTGGTGTAGGATGTATGGCATGTCGCTCAGTGGTACAGTGAAAAACTCTGCCAGCACTCGTAGCGCTTCTCCATAAATTAACTCTGCCGTGGAAGCTTTTAACTCTAGTTTACAAGCAGTCCTGAGGCCAGCAATGCTGAAGTTCAGTTCTCATCATGGCACTTAGTGCAGCCTTTAAAGTCCTATGCCACTTCTGAATCATGCTGTTACTCGCTGGGTGGTAGGCAGTCATGCAGTGATGTCTGAATCTGTGCAGTTTTGGCCTTGGTCAGTGGTCACATGCAACCAACACTCGAACTGTGCAATCTGTGTAGGTAAGAATACTCATGCCTCTGTATCAGCCAATATATATTCCAGTGGCACTGCTTCTACCCATCTAATACGACGGTCTAAAGCCATCAATAAATAATGATACCCCTCTGACGGCGTCAATGGTCCTACGATGTCCAAGTGGACGGGTGTGAATTGTCCTGTAGTCTGCATGAAGTCTCCTAGTGGTTTGTGAATGTGCTAAGCAACCTTACATTTCTGGCATGCCAAGCATGCCTTTGCACAACCTCTTAATCTTTGGCCACACAAAGCAGTCCGTTATAAGTTCCATGGTGGGATTTGTACTTGGGTGAGCTAGTCCATGAACACTATCAAAGACAGTCTTCTGTAATTCCTCAGGAACGAAAGGACTATGTTTGCCTAGTGATACATCATACCACGTGCTGATTTTTGGCCCTGCCGACCATACCTGCCGAATCTGCAGTGCAGCAGTGTTGTCCTGCCTGAACTGTTGTATTTGTTGGCCTGTGGCCTGTGCTGTTGCCAGTTCTTCATAATCGGTAGTGTGGGAAATCGTTTCTACTCTGGATTCAAAATCGACACGACGTTTCCAGCCCCTTTGATATGGTGAAAGTCTATTTTAAATTGGCTATAAAATCCAACTTTTGGAAGTGCCATGGGAAACAGTTGTCCTTCAGTTTACCGAAACGCAAACGTTATCGGTTTGTGGTTGGTTTAAATTGTAAAAGTCCTGGTTTCTATGTAaggatgaaaatatttcatagtcTCATAAATTGCTAGGAACTACCTGCCATATGCACTCCACTTTCCTGCTGTGAGTTTACATGAATTAAAAAATCCAAAGGTTGCCACTGCTAATTCGCATATTGATGGAGTGCTACCCCTAATGCTCATTGGCTAGCGTCGACCACTGTAGACAATTGTGTGTGTGGTACTGTGTGTACCAACATGCTAACAGAACTGCCATTTGTGAGTCTGTCTTCACCTGATCGAATGCTTTCTGTATTTCTGTGGTCCACTGTAGGTGCAGTTGGCTGCTCATGTTCTTTCCAGTGCCGCTGATGACAGTGCTTGGATATCAGCTGCTCTTGGCTGGTGTTGGCGGTAGAAATTTACCATCCCTAAAAATCTTCTAAGCTGTCAATAACACTTTTGCTGTGATAGTTCAGCTTCGGTCCCAGAAATGTCACTTACTGTTGTTGAAACATGCATTTCACCACATTGATCACTATGACAAAATTTATTAATTCGCTCGAAAACGGCCTTGAGGTGCTCTTCATGCAGCTCGTTTGAGCCAAAGAACACCAAGATGTCATCCAAGTAAGCAAAACAATACTCCCACTCTCTTAGTACCTCATTTATAAACTTCTGTCATGTCTGTACCTCATTCTTGAGGCAAAATGTCATCCAGATGTATTCAACTAACCAAAATGTTGTTATGATAACTGTCTTTGGTACACCTCCTTCTGTGAGTGGTATGGCTTTTGCAGCCATGCCACTAAATACTATGTCAACAGCTAGCTTATGTGGGAAATCTCTGATATTGGGTACTGGGTAACGATGTGGGACTTTGGGTATTTAGCATCCAATAGTTACCACAAGCGGTCTATGTACCATCTTTATTTTTCACCAAGTGCAACAGAGATTCCCATGGGCTGTTAGATCGGCTTTAAGCAGATCCTCAAATTCAGCCTTGACTGCTAAAAAACGACCGCCGGctgcgctggccgagcggttctaggcgcttcagtccggaagcgcgctgctgctaccgtcgcaggttcgaatcctgctccagcatggatttgtgtgatgtccttaggttggttaagtttaagtagttctaagttctaggggcctcatgacctcagatgttatcccatagtgctcaaagccatttgaaccatttttgaaatggctgtttaggtttttttattggtaacgccacctctgtataaaaatcactggctgtgctgtgtgcagtctgtgtctagtttgcattgttgtctgccattgtagtgttgggcagcggcagcaggatgtgaacagcgcatagtgttgcgcagttggaggtgagccgccagcagtagtggatgtggggagagagatggcggagttttgtaatttgtcatgaactgctatatatattatgactattaaggtaaatacattgtttgttctgtattaaaatctttcatttgctaactatccctatcagtagttagtgccttccgtagtttgaatcttttatttagctggcagtagtggtgctcgctgtattgcagtagttcgagtaaccaagatttttgtgaggtaagtgatttgtgaaacgtataggttaatgttagtcagggccattcttttgtagggattttcgaaagtcagattgcgttgcgcaaaaaaaaattgtgtatcagtttaagcacagtcatgtgcaattgttgaaaggggacgtttcatatggcgaccctgccaggatacctcactggaatcttctgattttttccttgtagtttgtgtaattagcgtagattttgtttattgctagcgcgtaattgtagagagaatctcctttgtagttgcagtctttcattgttgtacaataaaacagttgtgacatgcatgtagatttgcaccaagtgtttaagtagacattatttccatttctatgttaatgtgttatcttattttgctcttcaaattgtgcttttctgtgttatcgtgtgaaatattgtgacaataatggcgtgtgaaaaacgtaacactaggctccaaagtaaactgagaaataatagtgacgacgagcgtagcataTCAGCGCccccgagtaatgaatttactaatgttcaaagtagtaatttggtaactgtgcataggaaaatggagcgggcgtcaaataatggtgtagacagtgaaacaggtagtgaacagggaagcattatcgatcgatcggtcggcaacagctcgcctcaggaatcgggaatgacagaacacaatattgcaaatactgtagactcaggttttgggttctcaccgctttctcaaatgagtcaagacacattttccgcttgtcaaaatgtgaatgttgccggtgcaaattcactgccgaaaagcactgagaaacatgtttcagacaccaatgcattgtttttacaattaatgcaacaaatgggacaaaagcttgaaaagttagacacaatggaacaacacctgagacaaacacagcaacagttagacacagtggaacaaaatcttaaaaagttagacacagtggaacaaaatcttaaaaagttagactcattggaacaaactcttgaacaaacacgtgaagatttaactactgagttacataacattgaatcgaaatgtcaaaaagtctgtaatgacgtaaaaactcaaatttgtgagcattttcaacctattttttcgcggcatgaaaatgcattacagaatcacgaagcagccataaaagaactgcaaactattgttcatgaaaatcatgagaccttgcaagctaaatttgactcagttgcatctaccgattcggttacacaacttgcaaaaactcaggaaaacttaaaggacacagtagatactctgaaacttggttcagaaaaacacactgaggaaataagtacactataggaaaaagtagccgaactttcggatcagttcactaacttatgtgcaaaggtagatgatgatctgaatgaaacaagacctgtagccatcactgacacagaagagtatgaacaaattaagaaattgaaacaaaatcagaatcaaattaatacgcaatacaaaggagaaatccgggaagtacaagatcagttggcacaagtaatacaaaaattacaaatgtcagaggacactcgcgctccaacatgggaagagggacttagaaatacggaaaagacgcaaaataataacacagggcatttcggaagttatgaaagaaactggcaatgtgcaccgaattttgagatggaaccacccacacgacctaacaatgaccgatatgcgactcgccgacacgatgattttgactataagctgttcattactacacgtaaattcaaaacatttaagaattctggcaacgacattcatccacaagcgtggcttcatcaattctctcattgttttcctcccaactggtcattggagcacaggttagaatttatgtgtggctacttggagaatgaaccagctgtaagaatgcgatcggtcattcacgattgtcacagtgaaggagatttttatcatgccttcctctcagcatattggtctcaagccacacaagaccgagtaaaacatggcatcataatggtgaaacatttcgaacaatctgaattttccagtcttgtgaaatattttgaagacatgttggcaagaatcagtacctgtcaaacccatacagcccctcagaactcatccgcatttgcttaatcaaattgcctgaacgtttacgacatattattttggcaggacgttgcaaagacgacattgaagcttttcagggactcttacaagaattggaaattgacactgacaatcgcggaacgcggaaacaggaacataacaattacaggtcacatccgtcacaattccgcgatgaaagaaataataactggacacgtcaAGGCTATTCCtgcaacgtaaatcgtgaccaaaacagacaccacccgtatgacaaccactggcagagtaatagttacagagaaagttcgcatttccgtagtaatgaatatgacagagacaatcatagaaacagacaatatgctaaccagaactattattatcaagggagacagaataactttagatgcaatggtccagcgcgcagttacgattcagggagaaattctccaccacatgaccgacaaacaagaaactatgtaaactaccgacaaaacggcagacgtgaatttcatcagagctggcgggattctaacagagctgggccctctcggcaaggcaaatttgtagaagttaggtctcctaatcccaataacgacgcgcgccaacaaaggaacagacaatgactcgcaccacaggcagccacgtgcgccggctggctcagagaaaaataacatagacactaactttgagaaaaattttagcattatttaccgacatataccgcataattgcgttcaagttgatttACCTCGTACTGAGGAaaggtaaaggattacaccacatttcacatgtaaaaccgtttattgagagataattcgcgttttaactttgtctttgctataaaattttttactttacatttctagtatgctttttcAGACTTAggatctgttaacatgcaacaatgtttgaagttaaatatccagtcaagaaccaagagaacttatttagacagaaattacgaatgcattgttatagtgaacagacgtcacagtgttattgtgtgtgtacattcttgcttgttagttgcacgattacgtaacgactataagacttacatacttagaacatatactggtactgctaatgagattttcatgcaacattttggtttacttgaaaagacattctttatttgaagtactttctgtgggattaaagatgacttagcacttggtttctttgacagctacacaattatatcacgacgctaccaatgtgtgacacaatttacattattgcttttgtgctgtatctgctttatatctgcacagtttttcttaattcttctggaaagtaaaacatgtttaatagtgactttgtggtatagctacaataagacagccttttttttattagcacaacaatatgttacagtgtagtactttcttgatcacggtactgtacgtaataactacgatatctatacgcaaagcatttcacttttgtttatcatgaggtaagtacattggcttttgcagaacttagctttcggaggacaataactacgacacattttta
The genomic region above belongs to Schistocerca americana isolate TAMUIC-IGC-003095 chromosome 7, iqSchAmer2.1, whole genome shotgun sequence and contains:
- the LOC124622647 gene encoding DNA repair protein complementing XP-C cells homolog, translating into MRTRNSSKRTSLRAHTPESDESPEKIKRVSTIQKGVGEKAKSIKNDSITFSDKGYGGSSCEDDTDWQRREATKASDSGVLSGKKRKSEDAADESSDSSSDDFLVPTQSLDLNSDFFKIEKKPVSDFTAIENSIFADVNRLSESEDSDDVQDSKPIEIERITCNPGLEKENKTIKPEHCSAGPVNIKVEDVSDIKPSLVQSGKKTLNAKQRKSSDKNGKQKQSQQGKTLVKSSHNKAENDGSIQKVKTQGTGRKQLQKVKVEAFTPDVSKLDVSQLLALGEGQDPNYKPKAVSKTKRKNVSKKNVESEEEGISDWEEVDTGNFEEQHIKHNIPKEGIAVTVQVPNIHQKKKKKGFDMAAYVKRRMNRVRRDIQVLMHKAHLLCWMAHGNYVNKILNSEILMGLSLSLIPSKHCYPDKHTDLAYLQQIVQWFSKTVEVQENVDDKEDLLSSLQVQFQKKVAKSRRDMVLMFVCVLRSLGINTRLVISLQPLPLKPPLSEISNLTSKKPSTSKGKKIKGEQQKKAQSGRKKGASDTSKDVVRKRRDVMTKEEAVKRIKEAAAKKVEQAEKSDQKKNNESSVGNKKNIKSQSAGDLCRSLRDRKSVKKYVDDRDTTDDDEKVQCDRESDKETKTVNTNSSGSKKKVSTNTEKITVKNTKRDKASTTCTVTHSSGSESDYTAEFKEKKIRKVRTDRRVLSSDSVSDEACRADTKKKKDRCDVWLEVFLESEEKWICVDVYHRQIHCVQELSSRASQPVHYVLAWQDDGTIRDVTRRYCSQWHNVTRKHRVDEEWWNESLKPFIGRRTARDDQEDEDLDRQLQDRPLPTSLAEYKNHPLYVLKKDLLKFQAIYPPDAPTLGFVRGHPVYARECVHTLHSREIWLKEAKVVRLGETPYKIVKARPKWDRMSGKVVKDIPLEIFGPWQVEDYVPPTAVDGKVPRNAYGNVELFKPSMLPGGTVHMQIPGLNRVARKLQIDCAPAVIGFDFHCGASHPVYDGFVVCEEYKDVLAEAWQAEEEEADRRYEEKRLKRIYGNWRRLIKGLLIRERLKARYDFGPVKETAKTKTKKAKRFQEPKRMKTVQSDDSDWEMGQCD